In the genome of Notamacropus eugenii isolate mMacEug1 chromosome 5, mMacEug1.pri_v2, whole genome shotgun sequence, one region contains:
- the ARHGEF1 gene encoding rho guanine nucleotide exchange factor 1 isoform X1, whose protein sequence is MEMEDAARGAPGPTRPAPVSIIGAEDEDFENELETHPEERSSQFQSLEQVKCRPAHLMALLHHVALQFEPGPLLCCLHADMLATLGPKEARKGFLDFYHNFLEKTAVLRVPTPQSVSFELDRTRPELLPEETQRRFLQEVVRAQQNAVSRQLEDFRSKRLMGMTPGEPDLSQLETWAARDRVTFEARERLVAERMLNRLEDIHPTISPDEEKSVAIVNAISAYMRYLGVRTKSSDKKARGNFFRKKNRRPDDATKTRKAFISILDAARWNRGEAQAPDLRHPKAESEGEKLGLPERKISQVTPPKGMTGPPGPDAPGVTVHPPPGESPDKEPGTDPPSEVGDPPPQGPSNSESPVLPDSSTEEGADTERKWKRLSGRLGRSESLRVTDRRRPSRGSLGAKGRAGGRSRSDVDTDPGSAAAALGSARRATPEPGEEGESGRAGLELEPEEPPGWRELVPPDTLSGMHKNQVKRQEVISELLVTEAAHVRMLRVLHELFYQPMADGGFFTMDELQNIFPSLDELIDVHSLFLENLMKLRQESGYLIEEIGDVLLARFDGAEGSWFQKISSRFCSRQSFALEQLKAKQKKEPRFCTFVQEAESRPRCRRLQLKDMIPTEMQRLTKYPLLLQSIWQNTEEPKEKAKVEQAAECCKEILHHVNQSVRDMEDLLRLKDYQRRLDLSHLRQSSDPMLSEFKNLDITKKKLVHEGPLTWRVTKDKAVEVHVLLLDDLLLLLQRQDERLLLKSHSRTLTPTPDGKTMLRPVLRLTSAMTREVATDHRAFYVIFTWDQEAHIYELVAQTVSERKHWCTLITETAGSLKVPAPLGRSRSRQSPISTREPLISISENGNNSRDTSQAEAGRCERLLTDLLPFSCLDPEGQLAASALREVLSLKQILLPAEEENGPGPTPESERVSGAAQTQELRERLLNLEETIKRLEEVEEEFCRLRLVISQLNGAIPSQAGCS, encoded by the exons ATGGAAATGGAAGATGCAGCTCGAGGG GCTCCTGGCCCAACCCGGCCAGCTCCAGTCAGCATCATCGGTGCGGAAGACGAGGACTTTGAGAATGAGCTAGAAACG CACCCAGAGGAGCGGAGCAGCCAGTTCCAGAGCCTGGAGCAGGTGAAGTGCCGCCCCGCCCACCTCATGGCCCTCCTACACCATGTGGCTCTGCAGTTTGAGCCAGGACCCCTG ctGTGCTGTCTCCATGCTGATATGCTGGCCACACTGGGCCCCAAGGAGGccaggaaaggctttctggaTTTCTACCACAACTTCCTAGAGAAGACAGCG GTCCTGCGTGTACCTACACCCCAGTCAGTGTCCTTTGAGCTTG ACCGCACACGCCCAGAATTGCTCCCCGAAGAGACCCAGCGGCGATTCCTGCAGGAGGTGGTCCGGGCCCAGCAGAATGCCGTCTCCCGTCAGCTTGAGGACTTCCGGTCCAAGCGGCTCATGGGAATGACCCCTGGGGAGCCAGACTTGTCCCAGTTGGAAACCTGGGCTGCCCGGGACCGGGTCACCTTTGAGGCCCGGGAACGCCTTGTGGCTGAGAGGATGCTGAACCGCCTGGAGGACATACA CCCAACCATCTCCCCGGATGAGGAAAAGAG CGTGGCAATAGTGAATGCGATCAGCGCCTACATGCGATACCTCGGCGTGCGGACCAAGAGCAGCGACAAGAAGGCCCGAGGAAACTTTTTCCGGAAAAAG AACCGCCGCCCAGATGATGCCACCAAGACCAGGAAGGCGTTCATCAGCATCCTGGATGCAGCCCGATGGAACCGGGGAGAGGCTCAGG CTCCTGACCTCCGACACCCTAAAGCTGAGAGTGAAG GCGAGAAGCTGGGGCTTCCTGAGAGAAAGATCAGCCAAGTGACTCCCCCAAAGGGTATGACTGGGCCCCCTGGGCCAGATGCTCCTGGTGTCACTGTTCATCCTCCTCCAGGTGAAAGCCCAGACAAGGAGCCAG GCACTGATCCACCCTCAGAAGTGGGGGACCCGCCTCCCCAAGGCCCATCAAACTCAGAGTCCCCTGTCCTCCCAGACAGCAGCACGGAGGAGGGGGCCGACACGGAAAG AAAGTGGAAGAG ATTGTCTGGGAGATTGGGGCGCTCCGAGAGCCTTCGGGTGACCGACCGGCGCCGGCCATCCCGGGGCAGCCTTGGGGCCAAGGGCCGGGCAGGGGGCCGCTCCCGAAGCGACGTGGACACGGACCCTGGCTCTGCCGCGGCGGCCCTCGGCTCCGCCCGACGTGCCAC CCCCGAgccaggggaggagggggagtcGGGTCGAGCGGGGCTGGAGCTGGAGCCTGAGGAGCCACCTGGCTGGCGGGAGCTGGTCCCCCCTGACACCCTGAGCGGGATGCACAAGAACCAGGTGAAGCgacaagaggtgatcagtg AGTTGCTGGTGACCGAGGCCGCCCACGTGCGAATGCTTCGGGTGTTGCATGAGCTCTTCTACCAGCCCATGGCTGATGGGGGCTTCTTTACCATGGACGAGCTCCAGAACATCTTCCCCAGCCTGGATGAGCTGATCGACGTGCACT CTTTGTTCCTGGAGAACCTGATGAAGCTACGGCAGGAGAGCGGTTACCTCATTGAGGAGATTGGGGATGTGCTACTAGCCAGG TTTGATGGCGCTGAGGGCTCCTGGTTCCAGAAGATCTCGTCCCGATTCTGCAGCCGTCAGTCCTTTGCTCTGGAGCAGCTCAAGGCTAAGCAGAAAAAGGAGCCGAGATTCTGCACTTTTGTGCAG GAAGCAGAGAGCAGGCCTCGCTGTAGGCGGCTACAGCTCAAGGACATGATCCCCACGGAGATGCAGCGACTCACAAAATACCCTCTGCTTCTGCAGAGCATCTGGCAGAACACAG AGGAGCCAAAGGAGAAGGCCAAGGTGGAGCAGGCTGCTGAGTGCTGTAAGGAGATTCTGCATCATGTAAACCAGTCTGTGAGAGACATGGAGGACCTGCTG AGGCTCAAGGACTACCAGCGCCGTCTGGACCTGTCCCACCTGCGGCAGAGCAGTGACCCCATGCTGAGTGAGTTCAAG AACCTAGACATCACCAAGAAGAAACTTGTGCACGAAGGGCCCCTGACCTGGCGGGTGACCAAGGACAAGGCTGTGG AGGTGCACGTGCTCCTGCTGGACGACCTCCTGCTCTTGCTGCAGCGCCAGGATGAGAGGCTGCTGCTTAAGTCTCACAGCAGGACGCTGACCCCAACGCCTGACGGCAAGACCATGCTTCGGCCCGTGCTGCGCCTGACCTCGGCCATGACCCGTGAGGTGGCCACCG ACCACCGAGCTTTCTACGTCATCTTTACCTGGGACCAGGAGGCTCATATCTATGAACTGGTGGCCCAGACGGTGTCGGAGAGAAAGCA CTGGTGCACCCTCATCACTGAAACCGCGGGCTCTCTGAAGGTCCCAGCCCCACTTGGGCGGTCCAGATCTCGTCAGAGCCCCATCAG TACTCGGGAGCCCCTGATCAGCATCTCTGAGAACGGAAACAACAGCAGAGACACCTCTCAAGCTGAAG CAGGCCGCTGTGAGCGCCTCCTGACTGACCTGCTGCCCTTCTCCTGCCTGGACCCGGAGGGGCAGCTGGCGGCCTCTGCCCTCCGAGAAG ttctttcccttaAGCAAATCCTGCTCCCAGCAGAGGAGGAGAATGGACCTGGGCCAACCCCTGAGAGTGAGAGGGTGTCAGGGGCTGCCCAGACCCAGGAGCTGAGGGAGAGGCTTCTGAATTTGGAAGAGACCATCAAGAGACTGGAG GAAGTAGAGGAAGAATTCTGCCGGCTCCGACTCGTCATATCCCAGCTCAATGGGGCCATCCCCAGCCAGGCTGGCTGCTCCTGA
- the ARHGEF1 gene encoding rho guanine nucleotide exchange factor 1 isoform X4 — MEMEDAARGAPGPTRPAPVSIIGAEDEDFENELETHPEERSSQFQSLEQVKCRPAHLMALLHHVALQFEPGPLLCCLHADMLATLGPKEARKGFLDFYHNFLEKTAVLRVPTPQSVSFELDRTRPELLPEETQRRFLQEVVRAQQNAVSRQLEDFRSKRLMGMTPGEPDLSQLETWAARDRVTFEARERLVAERMLNRLEDIHPTISPDEEKSVAIVNAISAYMRYLGVRTKSSDKKARGNFFRKKNRRPDDATKTRKAFISILDAARWNRGEAQAPDLRHPKAESEGEKLGLPERKISQVTPPKGMTGPPGPDAPGVTVHPPPGESPDKEPGTDPPSEVGDPPPQGPSNSESPVLPDSSTEEGADTERLSGRLGRSESLRVTDRRRPSRGSLGAKGRAGGRSRSDVDTDPGSAAAALGSARRATPEPGEEGESGRAGLELEPEEPPGWRELVPPDTLSGMHKNQVKRQEVISELLVTEAAHVRMLRVLHELFYQPMADGGFFTMDELQNIFPSLDELIDVHSLFLENLMKLRQESGYLIEEIGDVLLARFDGAEGSWFQKISSRFCSRQSFALEQLKAKQKKEPRFCTFVQEAESRPRCRRLQLKDMIPTEMQRLTKYPLLLQSIWQNTEEPKEKAKVEQAAECCKEILHHVNQSVRDMEDLLRLKDYQRRLDLSHLRQSSDPMLSEFKNLDITKKKLVHEGPLTWRVTKDKAVEVHVLLLDDLLLLLQRQDERLLLKSHSRTLTPTPDGKTMLRPVLRLTSAMTREVATDHRAFYVIFTWDQEAHIYELVAQTVSERKHWCTLITETAGSLKVPAPLGRSRSRQSPISTREPLISISENGNNSRDTSQAEGRCERLLTDLLPFSCLDPEGQLAASALREVLSLKQILLPAEEENGPGPTPESERVSGAAQTQELRERLLNLEETIKRLEEVEEEFCRLRLVISQLNGAIPSQAGCS, encoded by the exons ATGGAAATGGAAGATGCAGCTCGAGGG GCTCCTGGCCCAACCCGGCCAGCTCCAGTCAGCATCATCGGTGCGGAAGACGAGGACTTTGAGAATGAGCTAGAAACG CACCCAGAGGAGCGGAGCAGCCAGTTCCAGAGCCTGGAGCAGGTGAAGTGCCGCCCCGCCCACCTCATGGCCCTCCTACACCATGTGGCTCTGCAGTTTGAGCCAGGACCCCTG ctGTGCTGTCTCCATGCTGATATGCTGGCCACACTGGGCCCCAAGGAGGccaggaaaggctttctggaTTTCTACCACAACTTCCTAGAGAAGACAGCG GTCCTGCGTGTACCTACACCCCAGTCAGTGTCCTTTGAGCTTG ACCGCACACGCCCAGAATTGCTCCCCGAAGAGACCCAGCGGCGATTCCTGCAGGAGGTGGTCCGGGCCCAGCAGAATGCCGTCTCCCGTCAGCTTGAGGACTTCCGGTCCAAGCGGCTCATGGGAATGACCCCTGGGGAGCCAGACTTGTCCCAGTTGGAAACCTGGGCTGCCCGGGACCGGGTCACCTTTGAGGCCCGGGAACGCCTTGTGGCTGAGAGGATGCTGAACCGCCTGGAGGACATACA CCCAACCATCTCCCCGGATGAGGAAAAGAG CGTGGCAATAGTGAATGCGATCAGCGCCTACATGCGATACCTCGGCGTGCGGACCAAGAGCAGCGACAAGAAGGCCCGAGGAAACTTTTTCCGGAAAAAG AACCGCCGCCCAGATGATGCCACCAAGACCAGGAAGGCGTTCATCAGCATCCTGGATGCAGCCCGATGGAACCGGGGAGAGGCTCAGG CTCCTGACCTCCGACACCCTAAAGCTGAGAGTGAAG GCGAGAAGCTGGGGCTTCCTGAGAGAAAGATCAGCCAAGTGACTCCCCCAAAGGGTATGACTGGGCCCCCTGGGCCAGATGCTCCTGGTGTCACTGTTCATCCTCCTCCAGGTGAAAGCCCAGACAAGGAGCCAG GCACTGATCCACCCTCAGAAGTGGGGGACCCGCCTCCCCAAGGCCCATCAAACTCAGAGTCCCCTGTCCTCCCAGACAGCAGCACGGAGGAGGGGGCCGACACGGAAAG ATTGTCTGGGAGATTGGGGCGCTCCGAGAGCCTTCGGGTGACCGACCGGCGCCGGCCATCCCGGGGCAGCCTTGGGGCCAAGGGCCGGGCAGGGGGCCGCTCCCGAAGCGACGTGGACACGGACCCTGGCTCTGCCGCGGCGGCCCTCGGCTCCGCCCGACGTGCCAC CCCCGAgccaggggaggagggggagtcGGGTCGAGCGGGGCTGGAGCTGGAGCCTGAGGAGCCACCTGGCTGGCGGGAGCTGGTCCCCCCTGACACCCTGAGCGGGATGCACAAGAACCAGGTGAAGCgacaagaggtgatcagtg AGTTGCTGGTGACCGAGGCCGCCCACGTGCGAATGCTTCGGGTGTTGCATGAGCTCTTCTACCAGCCCATGGCTGATGGGGGCTTCTTTACCATGGACGAGCTCCAGAACATCTTCCCCAGCCTGGATGAGCTGATCGACGTGCACT CTTTGTTCCTGGAGAACCTGATGAAGCTACGGCAGGAGAGCGGTTACCTCATTGAGGAGATTGGGGATGTGCTACTAGCCAGG TTTGATGGCGCTGAGGGCTCCTGGTTCCAGAAGATCTCGTCCCGATTCTGCAGCCGTCAGTCCTTTGCTCTGGAGCAGCTCAAGGCTAAGCAGAAAAAGGAGCCGAGATTCTGCACTTTTGTGCAG GAAGCAGAGAGCAGGCCTCGCTGTAGGCGGCTACAGCTCAAGGACATGATCCCCACGGAGATGCAGCGACTCACAAAATACCCTCTGCTTCTGCAGAGCATCTGGCAGAACACAG AGGAGCCAAAGGAGAAGGCCAAGGTGGAGCAGGCTGCTGAGTGCTGTAAGGAGATTCTGCATCATGTAAACCAGTCTGTGAGAGACATGGAGGACCTGCTG AGGCTCAAGGACTACCAGCGCCGTCTGGACCTGTCCCACCTGCGGCAGAGCAGTGACCCCATGCTGAGTGAGTTCAAG AACCTAGACATCACCAAGAAGAAACTTGTGCACGAAGGGCCCCTGACCTGGCGGGTGACCAAGGACAAGGCTGTGG AGGTGCACGTGCTCCTGCTGGACGACCTCCTGCTCTTGCTGCAGCGCCAGGATGAGAGGCTGCTGCTTAAGTCTCACAGCAGGACGCTGACCCCAACGCCTGACGGCAAGACCATGCTTCGGCCCGTGCTGCGCCTGACCTCGGCCATGACCCGTGAGGTGGCCACCG ACCACCGAGCTTTCTACGTCATCTTTACCTGGGACCAGGAGGCTCATATCTATGAACTGGTGGCCCAGACGGTGTCGGAGAGAAAGCA CTGGTGCACCCTCATCACTGAAACCGCGGGCTCTCTGAAGGTCCCAGCCCCACTTGGGCGGTCCAGATCTCGTCAGAGCCCCATCAG TACTCGGGAGCCCCTGATCAGCATCTCTGAGAACGGAAACAACAGCAGAGACACCTCTCAAGCTGAAG GCCGCTGTGAGCGCCTCCTGACTGACCTGCTGCCCTTCTCCTGCCTGGACCCGGAGGGGCAGCTGGCGGCCTCTGCCCTCCGAGAAG ttctttcccttaAGCAAATCCTGCTCCCAGCAGAGGAGGAGAATGGACCTGGGCCAACCCCTGAGAGTGAGAGGGTGTCAGGGGCTGCCCAGACCCAGGAGCTGAGGGAGAGGCTTCTGAATTTGGAAGAGACCATCAAGAGACTGGAG GAAGTAGAGGAAGAATTCTGCCGGCTCCGACTCGTCATATCCCAGCTCAATGGGGCCATCCCCAGCCAGGCTGGCTGCTCCTGA
- the ARHGEF1 gene encoding rho guanine nucleotide exchange factor 1 isoform X2, giving the protein MEMEDAARGAPGPTRPAPVSIIGAEDEDFENELETHPEERSSQFQSLEQVKCRPAHLMALLHHVALQFEPGPLLCCLHADMLATLGPKEARKGFLDFYHNFLEKTAVLRVPTPQSVSFELDRTRPELLPEETQRRFLQEVVRAQQNAVSRQLEDFRSKRLMGMTPGEPDLSQLETWAARDRVTFEARERLVAERMLNRLEDIHPTISPDEEKSVAIVNAISAYMRYLGVRTKSSDKKARGNFFRKKNRRPDDATKTRKAFISILDAARWNRGEAQAPDLRHPKAESEGEKLGLPERKISQVTPPKGMTGPPGPDAPGVTVHPPPGESPDKEPGTDPPSEVGDPPPQGPSNSESPVLPDSSTEEGADTERKWKRLSGRLGRSESLRVTDRRRPSRGSLGAKGRAGGRSRSDVDTDPGSAAAALGSARRATPEPGEEGESGRAGLELEPEEPPGWRELVPPDTLSGMHKNQVKRQEVISELLVTEAAHVRMLRVLHELFYQPMADGGFFTMDELQNIFPSLDELIDVHSLFLENLMKLRQESGYLIEEIGDVLLARFDGAEGSWFQKISSRFCSRQSFALEQLKAKQKKEPRFCTFVQEAESRPRCRRLQLKDMIPTEMQRLTKYPLLLQSIWQNTEEPKEKAKVEQAAECCKEILHHVNQSVRDMEDLLRLKDYQRRLDLSHLRQSSDPMLSEFKNLDITKKKLVHEGPLTWRVTKDKAVEVHVLLLDDLLLLLQRQDERLLLKSHSRTLTPTPDGKTMLRPVLRLTSAMTREVATDHRAFYVIFTWDQEAHIYELVAQTVSERKHWCTLITETAGSLKVPAPLGRSRSRQSPISTREPLISISENGNNSRDTSQAEGRCERLLTDLLPFSCLDPEGQLAASALREVLSLKQILLPAEEENGPGPTPESERVSGAAQTQELRERLLNLEETIKRLEEVEEEFCRLRLVISQLNGAIPSQAGCS; this is encoded by the exons ATGGAAATGGAAGATGCAGCTCGAGGG GCTCCTGGCCCAACCCGGCCAGCTCCAGTCAGCATCATCGGTGCGGAAGACGAGGACTTTGAGAATGAGCTAGAAACG CACCCAGAGGAGCGGAGCAGCCAGTTCCAGAGCCTGGAGCAGGTGAAGTGCCGCCCCGCCCACCTCATGGCCCTCCTACACCATGTGGCTCTGCAGTTTGAGCCAGGACCCCTG ctGTGCTGTCTCCATGCTGATATGCTGGCCACACTGGGCCCCAAGGAGGccaggaaaggctttctggaTTTCTACCACAACTTCCTAGAGAAGACAGCG GTCCTGCGTGTACCTACACCCCAGTCAGTGTCCTTTGAGCTTG ACCGCACACGCCCAGAATTGCTCCCCGAAGAGACCCAGCGGCGATTCCTGCAGGAGGTGGTCCGGGCCCAGCAGAATGCCGTCTCCCGTCAGCTTGAGGACTTCCGGTCCAAGCGGCTCATGGGAATGACCCCTGGGGAGCCAGACTTGTCCCAGTTGGAAACCTGGGCTGCCCGGGACCGGGTCACCTTTGAGGCCCGGGAACGCCTTGTGGCTGAGAGGATGCTGAACCGCCTGGAGGACATACA CCCAACCATCTCCCCGGATGAGGAAAAGAG CGTGGCAATAGTGAATGCGATCAGCGCCTACATGCGATACCTCGGCGTGCGGACCAAGAGCAGCGACAAGAAGGCCCGAGGAAACTTTTTCCGGAAAAAG AACCGCCGCCCAGATGATGCCACCAAGACCAGGAAGGCGTTCATCAGCATCCTGGATGCAGCCCGATGGAACCGGGGAGAGGCTCAGG CTCCTGACCTCCGACACCCTAAAGCTGAGAGTGAAG GCGAGAAGCTGGGGCTTCCTGAGAGAAAGATCAGCCAAGTGACTCCCCCAAAGGGTATGACTGGGCCCCCTGGGCCAGATGCTCCTGGTGTCACTGTTCATCCTCCTCCAGGTGAAAGCCCAGACAAGGAGCCAG GCACTGATCCACCCTCAGAAGTGGGGGACCCGCCTCCCCAAGGCCCATCAAACTCAGAGTCCCCTGTCCTCCCAGACAGCAGCACGGAGGAGGGGGCCGACACGGAAAG AAAGTGGAAGAG ATTGTCTGGGAGATTGGGGCGCTCCGAGAGCCTTCGGGTGACCGACCGGCGCCGGCCATCCCGGGGCAGCCTTGGGGCCAAGGGCCGGGCAGGGGGCCGCTCCCGAAGCGACGTGGACACGGACCCTGGCTCTGCCGCGGCGGCCCTCGGCTCCGCCCGACGTGCCAC CCCCGAgccaggggaggagggggagtcGGGTCGAGCGGGGCTGGAGCTGGAGCCTGAGGAGCCACCTGGCTGGCGGGAGCTGGTCCCCCCTGACACCCTGAGCGGGATGCACAAGAACCAGGTGAAGCgacaagaggtgatcagtg AGTTGCTGGTGACCGAGGCCGCCCACGTGCGAATGCTTCGGGTGTTGCATGAGCTCTTCTACCAGCCCATGGCTGATGGGGGCTTCTTTACCATGGACGAGCTCCAGAACATCTTCCCCAGCCTGGATGAGCTGATCGACGTGCACT CTTTGTTCCTGGAGAACCTGATGAAGCTACGGCAGGAGAGCGGTTACCTCATTGAGGAGATTGGGGATGTGCTACTAGCCAGG TTTGATGGCGCTGAGGGCTCCTGGTTCCAGAAGATCTCGTCCCGATTCTGCAGCCGTCAGTCCTTTGCTCTGGAGCAGCTCAAGGCTAAGCAGAAAAAGGAGCCGAGATTCTGCACTTTTGTGCAG GAAGCAGAGAGCAGGCCTCGCTGTAGGCGGCTACAGCTCAAGGACATGATCCCCACGGAGATGCAGCGACTCACAAAATACCCTCTGCTTCTGCAGAGCATCTGGCAGAACACAG AGGAGCCAAAGGAGAAGGCCAAGGTGGAGCAGGCTGCTGAGTGCTGTAAGGAGATTCTGCATCATGTAAACCAGTCTGTGAGAGACATGGAGGACCTGCTG AGGCTCAAGGACTACCAGCGCCGTCTGGACCTGTCCCACCTGCGGCAGAGCAGTGACCCCATGCTGAGTGAGTTCAAG AACCTAGACATCACCAAGAAGAAACTTGTGCACGAAGGGCCCCTGACCTGGCGGGTGACCAAGGACAAGGCTGTGG AGGTGCACGTGCTCCTGCTGGACGACCTCCTGCTCTTGCTGCAGCGCCAGGATGAGAGGCTGCTGCTTAAGTCTCACAGCAGGACGCTGACCCCAACGCCTGACGGCAAGACCATGCTTCGGCCCGTGCTGCGCCTGACCTCGGCCATGACCCGTGAGGTGGCCACCG ACCACCGAGCTTTCTACGTCATCTTTACCTGGGACCAGGAGGCTCATATCTATGAACTGGTGGCCCAGACGGTGTCGGAGAGAAAGCA CTGGTGCACCCTCATCACTGAAACCGCGGGCTCTCTGAAGGTCCCAGCCCCACTTGGGCGGTCCAGATCTCGTCAGAGCCCCATCAG TACTCGGGAGCCCCTGATCAGCATCTCTGAGAACGGAAACAACAGCAGAGACACCTCTCAAGCTGAAG GCCGCTGTGAGCGCCTCCTGACTGACCTGCTGCCCTTCTCCTGCCTGGACCCGGAGGGGCAGCTGGCGGCCTCTGCCCTCCGAGAAG ttctttcccttaAGCAAATCCTGCTCCCAGCAGAGGAGGAGAATGGACCTGGGCCAACCCCTGAGAGTGAGAGGGTGTCAGGGGCTGCCCAGACCCAGGAGCTGAGGGAGAGGCTTCTGAATTTGGAAGAGACCATCAAGAGACTGGAG GAAGTAGAGGAAGAATTCTGCCGGCTCCGACTCGTCATATCCCAGCTCAATGGGGCCATCCCCAGCCAGGCTGGCTGCTCCTGA